The proteins below are encoded in one region of Elusimicrobiota bacterium:
- a CDS encoding cyclic nucleotide-binding domain-containing protein: MLSTMEKILHMKKFPIFGNLSGEELLAISKITFEKTVEPDTVIFTEGSQQSGLHIVVSGKVEISRSSGGNKIVLAIFGPSECFGELSLFVDLPHTAAARALEKTVCLLIAQEPFLDLVYEQPTVAVGIIKVFCRRLQATNARL; the protein is encoded by the coding sequence ATGTTAAGTACAATGGAAAAGATTCTCCATATGAAAAAGTTTCCCATATTCGGGAATCTGTCTGGTGAGGAATTACTTGCAATTTCAAAAATAACATTTGAAAAAACAGTAGAACCGGACACTGTAATATTTACCGAAGGTTCACAACAATCAGGGTTGCATATTGTTGTTTCCGGTAAAGTAGAAATTTCGAGAAGCAGCGGTGGAAATAAAATAGTTTTAGCTATATTTGGGCCGTCTGAATGTTTCGGGGAGCTGTCTTTATTTGTTGATTTACCGCATACAGCAGCAGCCAGGGCATTGGAAAAGACAGTATGTCTTCTTATAGCACAAGAGCCATTCCTTGATTTAGTTTATGAACAACCGACAGTTGCAGTAGGTATTATAAAAGTATTCTGCAGACGTTTACAAGCAACAAATGCAAGGTTATAG
- a CDS encoding MFS transporter — translation MSRESSLKVSFMDGLFASIMLGFTLNYIAPFALLLGASNFSIGLLSSIPVLIGSFVQIKSTEVFEWMNNRVKGIMVFCVLQGIAIAISGFVFLVPLQFRVETFLFLVVINTIFGSISAPVWLSLMSHTVEKHKYGVYFAWRGKVLGFINLCGSFVAGFFLFIIPSKLVGFIVLFLVAGICRVISGIYIGKMDDLTVRTSEKKDFTYFQFIKRISESNFAKFVLFVSLINFSAFLAAPFFIVYMLKELKFTYATYTIIVSASALAGLLLVPFWGKLADKYGNVKVIKSSAILTPILPLLWIFSKNPVYLTIINTFGGYVWVGFNLAIVNFIFDAASPEVRARCAAYYNFTVGVFVFLGATLGGWLATHLKFEIFGSTLLTLFLISGAARLLVNVFMLKSFREVREAEKIEDRKMLHIVLGITPVLSLSEEIYKKKV, via the coding sequence ATGTCAAGGGAAAGTAGTTTAAAAGTTTCTTTCATGGATGGTCTTTTTGCTTCTATAATGTTAGGTTTTACATTAAATTATATAGCTCCTTTTGCTTTACTACTGGGGGCAAGTAATTTTAGTATCGGGTTACTTAGCTCAATACCGGTGTTAATCGGTTCATTTGTCCAGATAAAATCTACTGAAGTTTTTGAATGGATGAATAACAGGGTAAAAGGTATTATGGTATTTTGTGTTTTGCAGGGAATAGCTATTGCAATATCAGGTTTTGTTTTTTTAGTCCCATTACAGTTCAGGGTAGAAACATTTCTTTTTCTTGTTGTAATAAACACAATATTCGGTTCTATAAGTGCACCTGTCTGGTTAAGTTTAATGAGTCATACAGTTGAGAAACATAAGTATGGTGTATATTTTGCATGGCGCGGTAAGGTTTTAGGATTTATAAATTTATGCGGCAGTTTTGTTGCCGGATTTTTCTTGTTTATTATTCCCAGTAAACTCGTTGGTTTTATTGTTTTGTTCTTAGTTGCAGGGATTTGCAGGGTTATTTCAGGGATATACATCGGGAAGATGGATGATTTAACTGTTAGGACTTCCGAGAAAAAGGATTTTACTTATTTCCAGTTTATCAAACGGATATCTGAAAGTAATTTTGCAAAATTTGTTTTGTTCGTATCGTTAATAAATTTTTCCGCATTTTTGGCAGCGCCGTTTTTTATCGTATATATGCTTAAAGAGCTTAAATTTACATATGCAACATATACAATAATTGTCTCGGCATCTGCACTGGCGGGGTTGTTGTTAGTGCCTTTCTGGGGAAAACTTGCAGATAAATACGGTAATGTAAAGGTGATTAAATCGTCGGCAATACTTACTCCAATTCTGCCTCTTCTCTGGATTTTTTCAAAAAATCCGGTATACCTTACTATTATAAATACGTTTGGCGGTTATGTTTGGGTTGGTTTTAATCTTGCAATTGTAAATTTTATTTTTGACGCAGCTTCACCTGAAGTGAGAGCCCGTTGTGCCGCATACTATAATTTCACTGTCGGAGTATTTGTCTTTTTAGGTGCAACTTTAGGCGGCTGGTTGGCGACGCATTTAAAATTTGAAATTTTCGGTTCAACGTTACTTACTTTATTTCTTATATCAGGCGCAGCAAGGTTACTTGTTAACGTGTTTATGCTCAAAAGTTTCCGTGAAGTAAGAGAAGCAGAAAAAATTGAAGACAGGAAAATGCTACACATCGTTTTGGGGATAACACCGGTACTGAGTTTGAGCGAAGAAATCTATAAGAAGAAGGTTTAA
- a CDS encoding MFS transporter yields the protein MSRESSLKASFMEGFFTSIKFGLTFNFITPFALILGAGNFSIGLLNSLPALVNSIIQLKANEVLKWIGSRVKHITWGILSEAIFLILIGLIFLVPKRFQVETYVFLIIASDIFVSTAVPVWLSLISDTVEKQKYGEYFAWRGKILGFSTLCSSFIAGFFLFIIHNKLTGFVIIFLVAGILRVFSAICQSKMDDVPIKTSEKKDFSYFQFIRRASESNFVKFVLFVSLINFTLCLAAPFFSVYMLKELNFKYSTYTIIISSGALAGLLLMPFWGKLADKYGNVKIIKSTVVLFPFSTAMWLLSKNPVYLIILNAFGGYLWAGFALTVINFIFDAASHEVRTRCASYYNFTVGLFAALGAFSGGWLSTHLPFTIFGSKLLALFFLSAVSTFLVNILMIRSFHEVREAEKIEDKKMMHIVLGIRPILSLGEEILYVKGK from the coding sequence ATGTCAAGAGAAAGTAGTTTAAAAGCGTCTTTCATGGAAGGTTTTTTTACATCTATAAAATTTGGCCTTACTTTTAATTTTATAACTCCTTTTGCTTTAATTTTGGGGGCCGGTAATTTCAGCATCGGATTGCTTAATTCACTGCCGGCATTAGTTAACTCCATTATACAGCTTAAAGCTAATGAAGTCCTAAAATGGATAGGCAGCAGAGTAAAACATATAACATGGGGTATCCTTTCGGAAGCAATTTTCCTTATTCTAATAGGTTTGATTTTTCTGGTACCGAAAAGATTTCAGGTAGAAACGTACGTATTTCTTATTATAGCAAGTGACATATTTGTTTCTACAGCTGTACCTGTATGGCTAAGTTTAATCAGTGATACAGTTGAAAAGCAAAAATATGGCGAGTATTTTGCGTGGCGCGGTAAGATTCTTGGGTTTTCAACTTTGTGCAGTAGTTTTATCGCCGGATTTTTTTTGTTTATTATTCATAATAAGTTAACCGGTTTTGTTATAATATTCTTAGTTGCCGGAATACTTAGAGTTTTTTCGGCAATATGTCAAAGTAAAATGGATGATGTGCCCATAAAAACTTCCGAGAAAAAAGATTTTTCGTATTTCCAGTTTATAAGGCGTGCATCTGAAAGTAATTTTGTGAAATTTGTTTTATTTGTATCTCTGATAAACTTTACCCTGTGTCTTGCTGCTCCTTTCTTTTCAGTTTATATGCTTAAAGAACTTAATTTCAAATATTCAACATATACTATTATCATCTCGTCCGGCGCTTTAGCAGGATTACTGTTAATGCCTTTTTGGGGAAAACTTGCAGATAAATACGGTAATGTAAAAATAATTAAATCAACAGTAGTGCTTTTTCCGTTTTCAACCGCTATGTGGCTTCTTTCAAAAAATCCGGTATACCTTATAATTTTAAATGCATTTGGCGGATATCTTTGGGCGGGCTTTGCTCTTACAGTTATAAACTTTATTTTTGATGCTGCCTCACATGAAGTAAGGACTCGTTGTGCCTCATATTATAATTTTACTGTTGGATTATTTGCTGCTTTAGGTGCATTTTCAGGGGGGTGGTTGTCGACACATCTGCCATTTACTATTTTTGGTTCAAAATTGCTTGCTTTATTTTTTCTGTCAGCAGTATCTACATTTTTAGTTAATATATTGATGATTAGAAGCTTCCACGAAGTAAGAGAAGCAGAAAAAATTGAAGACAAGAAAATGATGCATATTGTTTTGGGGATAAGGCCGATATTAAGTTTGGGTGAGGAAATCTTGTATGTCAAGGGAAAGTAG
- a CDS encoding HEAT repeat domain-containing protein codes for MLTSQKNTIKDKIQNVFQIQSNDWQKLLDFSVLNFQIICSVAFGTIVSTSMFVNRVGVEYLPNIYILNAVVILLATIIYLAVLDKMDKVILFKNIAIIFGLIVLIARVLIYLKVVWMYSILYVVASLITWIFFTQFWAIAVEVCNVRESRRIFSYIVGAGLLGGIVAGLIARYSVDFLKTDNLLLVWALFLFLIVRSSKKIFSQQETKPVEQTKSNPLKELVETANYLYVNRLVKTILICFLLYSTTVYFLDFQFNKIMNLTYPDQDKLTRFYGIYSGCFYSVTFLIQIFLASRIIRWLGIGNTMLVFPAVITAGFISLVARFGYLSALFAKFIRDIIGNSLIDSSYPVLFTPIDEKHRSKALAVVEGFIIPIGTGLAGVLLLVLRSVNAISPSLFGVFLGLAWLYFTLKLRQEYHNAFIENIISKTYHEESTPIGDLIDLTKGTNLAVLRNAMYDTDPKISLFAIETLGKTKDRTALKPLVELLSKPGIDIVKKATIIKALGNIKDTYPLLIINKYIEDIDERIRANAVEALGEIGGSNIKDLIEPCLKDPSARVRINTATVLWKYGDHAKAAGLIAEIFSHSDEESRIRATYSLSQIGDRELLPLLIESSYDKSFKVRLQSIEGLSKINDEWSKEALIRMLADKTSSVRMVTAKALVKMPNITDSLLSTLQNSKENIIKDKIILILAEKREVKTIKAVIDYCVSHIKSIYQNIVYIQGLSTERNKTPGINLLIDTLNTRNNREIEKVLRVISYLEKSEAISLSIRRLKDKNENIKAQIIEMLETTTTEYSNILRLAIPLLEDITTQDKLIIAEKEFKLKQKYFRDILLELLNGEDEWLKACAIYIIGEIKETDFVEEMIKETEKKGSTLIRETVLDAVKKIGSVHKRG; via the coding sequence ATGTTAACTTCTCAAAAAAATACCATAAAAGATAAAATACAGAATGTTTTCCAGATACAGTCAAATGACTGGCAAAAACTGCTTGATTTTTCTGTTTTAAATTTTCAGATAATATGTTCTGTTGCTTTCGGTACGATAGTAAGCACCTCGATGTTCGTTAACAGGGTAGGCGTGGAATACCTTCCGAATATATATATATTAAATGCGGTTGTAATACTTTTAGCTACCATTATTTATCTTGCAGTATTGGATAAAATGGATAAAGTAATACTTTTCAAAAATATAGCGATAATCTTCGGATTAATAGTTTTAATAGCGCGGGTATTAATTTATCTTAAAGTAGTCTGGATGTATTCAATACTTTATGTGGTAGCGTCTTTGATAACATGGATATTTTTTACTCAATTCTGGGCGATAGCAGTAGAAGTCTGCAATGTCCGCGAAAGCAGGAGAATATTTTCGTATATAGTCGGTGCCGGGTTATTAGGCGGAATAGTAGCGGGTTTAATTGCCCGATATAGCGTGGATTTCCTGAAAACAGATAATCTGCTTCTTGTCTGGGCGCTTTTTTTATTCTTGATTGTTCGCAGCAGCAAGAAAATATTTTCCCAACAAGAAACAAAACCTGTTGAACAAACCAAGTCCAATCCGCTAAAAGAGTTGGTTGAAACGGCGAATTATTTGTATGTTAATCGTCTGGTAAAAACAATATTAATTTGTTTTCTGTTGTATAGTACCACCGTGTATTTTCTTGATTTTCAGTTTAACAAAATAATGAATCTAACTTATCCGGACCAGGATAAATTAACCAGATTTTATGGAATTTATTCTGGTTGTTTCTATAGTGTTACTTTCCTTATCCAGATATTTTTAGCGTCAAGAATAATTAGATGGCTTGGTATTGGAAATACCATGCTCGTGTTCCCTGCTGTAATAACAGCAGGTTTTATTTCGTTAGTTGCCAGATTCGGGTATCTTTCTGCTTTATTTGCAAAATTTATAAGAGATATTATAGGTAATTCGTTAATAGATTCCTCGTATCCTGTCTTATTTACTCCAATTGATGAAAAACACAGGTCGAAAGCGTTAGCAGTTGTAGAAGGATTTATAATTCCCATAGGTACAGGATTAGCTGGTGTTTTGTTGCTGGTACTTAGAAGTGTAAATGCAATATCGCCGTCATTGTTTGGTGTTTTCTTAGGTCTTGCCTGGTTGTATTTTACATTAAAATTACGGCAAGAATATCACAATGCGTTTATTGAAAACATTATTTCCAAAACATACCATGAAGAATCCACTCCTATAGGAGACTTGATAGATCTGACAAAAGGTACAAATCTTGCGGTTCTGAGGAACGCGATGTATGATACAGACCCTAAGATATCTTTGTTTGCTATTGAAACATTAGGGAAAACAAAAGATAGAACGGCTTTGAAACCGCTCGTGGAATTATTGTCAAAACCTGGTATAGATATTGTTAAAAAAGCGACAATCATCAAAGCGTTAGGAAATATAAAAGATACATATCCGTTACTTATAATAAACAAGTACATTGAAGATATAGATGAGAGAATTAGAGCAAATGCAGTAGAAGCATTAGGTGAAATTGGCGGTTCTAATATAAAAGATTTAATAGAACCGTGTTTAAAAGATCCGAGTGCAAGAGTAAGAATAAATACAGCTACTGTTCTTTGGAAATATGGAGACCATGCAAAAGCGGCAGGGTTAATTGCAGAGATATTTTCTCATTCAGATGAAGAAAGCCGTATACGTGCCACATATTCTTTGAGTCAGATTGGAGACAGGGAGTTACTGCCGCTTTTAATAGAATCTTCATATGATAAAAGTTTTAAAGTCCGGCTTCAATCAATAGAAGGTCTCAGCAAGATTAATGACGAATGGTCAAAAGAAGCACTTATCCGTATGTTAGCAGATAAGACAAGTTCGGTTCGTATGGTCACCGCGAAAGCATTAGTAAAGATGCCGAATATTACGGATAGTCTTCTAAGTACTCTGCAGAACTCAAAAGAAAATATAATTAAAGATAAAATCATTTTAATTTTAGCGGAAAAACGGGAAGTAAAAACAATAAAAGCAGTTATAGATTATTGTGTTTCACATATAAAGTCAATATACCAGAATATAGTCTATATTCAAGGTCTTTCAACAGAGAGGAATAAAACGCCGGGAATAAATCTTTTAATTGATACTCTAAATACAAGGAATAATAGAGAAATTGAAAAGGTACTCAGGGTCATAAGTTATCTGGAAAAATCCGAGGCAATTTCTTTATCCATTAGAAGATTAAAAGATAAGAATGAAAATATTAAGGCGCAAATAATAGAAATGTTGGAGACAACTACTACGGAATATAGTAATATATTAAGACTTGCTATACCGCTTTTAGAAGATATAACTACGCAGGACAAGCTGATTATTGCTGAAAAGGAATTCAAACTTAAGCAAAAGTATTTCAGGGATATCCTTCTGGAACTTCTTAACGGAGAGGATGAGTGGTTGAAAGCTTGTGCAATTTATATTATAGGTGAAATTAAAGAAACTGATTTTGTAGAAGAAATGATTAAAGAAACGGAAAAAAAAGGTTCTACTCTTATTAGAGAAACAGTTTTGGATGCAGTCAAAAAAATTGGTTCTGTACATAAAAGAGGTTAG
- a CDS encoding DUF922 domain-containing protein, with translation MKNVIRIILIFVFFENILYCDKIYLTNGKTMEGKVLTSDSEYMEVQVYYGTIKYPKNEILKYEESEYNPQELKPDEIYIYDSQGNKKILDRFKLYREMPLYAGMGYTKLVYEFYDIYGNNFDEAFDYLLKVCPVLDKSKALATCTINPKITYIIHPVNDVMPKVKITDINISHYNRVLLPYWHIPQTVDEKELYYWETFLRELMRHECKHATINNDALARIKAGLEEISVSCDLGYVGAEMREAKEKAQKQANEVYNSNWTNARQQNRVFDDNEYGKLFMKIEYAKPK, from the coding sequence ATGAAGAATGTAATAAGAATAATTTTAATATTTGTGTTTTTTGAAAATATTTTATATTGTGACAAAATATATTTAACAAACGGAAAAACAATGGAAGGGAAAGTTCTGACTTCTGATAGCGAATATATGGAAGTACAGGTTTACTACGGGACGATTAAATATCCCAAAAACGAAATATTGAAATATGAGGAAAGTGAGTATAATCCACAGGAACTAAAACCAGATGAGATATATATTTATGATTCGCAAGGGAATAAGAAGATATTGGATAGATTCAAGCTTTACAGGGAAATGCCGTTATATGCCGGTATGGGTTATACAAAGTTAGTATATGAATTTTATGACATATATGGAAATAATTTTGATGAAGCATTTGATTATCTGTTAAAAGTATGTCCTGTTTTGGATAAATCTAAGGCATTGGCAACATGTACCATTAACCCGAAAATAACATATATAATTCACCCTGTAAATGATGTGATGCCAAAAGTAAAAATAACAGATATAAATATTTCACATTATAACAGAGTATTGCTGCCATATTGGCATATTCCACAAACGGTGGACGAAAAAGAACTATATTACTGGGAAACTTTTCTGAGAGAGTTAATGAGGCACGAATGTAAACATGCAACCATAAATAACGATGCATTAGCCAGAATTAAAGCCGGTCTTGAAGAAATCAGTGTTTCATGTGATTTGGGATATGTCGGTGCGGAAATGAGGGAAGCAAAAGAGAAAGCACAAAAGCAGGCAAATGAGGTTTATAATAGCAATTGGACTAATGCAAGACAGCAGAACAGAGTATTTGACGATAATGAATATGGCAAACTGTTTATGAAAATAGAATATGCAAAACCAAAATGA
- a CDS encoding ORF6N domain-containing protein, producing MKKKNLIVSVPLSQIESKIFLIREQKVMLDRDLAELYGVTTGRLNEQVRRNMPRFPIDFMYQLTKEEFDNLISQNAISRWGGTRKLPLAFTEQGVAMLSSVLRSPRAIQVNIGIMRVFVNIRRIVSDSKKFTNRIDALEHKVENHDKKIKTIFKAIYSIPSTTPESILISPEKPFTNKKNFKDIIRSCRKHIYWVDKYFSKIGLELLADSVDVKKVKNIKILMSDDKVDDRLENSFKDFKQELQNNNITCELRVISDNKIKSVIHDRWLISAVSCFNVPSTDTLARGQYSEIKKTPNKPPFEKWWNESTDIQ from the coding sequence ATGAAAAAGAAAAATTTAATTGTTAGTGTTCCGTTGTCGCAGATAGAAAGTAAAATATTTTTAATAAGAGAACAAAAAGTCATGCTTGATAGAGATTTAGCAGAACTTTACGGAGTAACCACAGGGCGTCTTAACGAACAAGTAAGGCGGAACATGCCTCGTTTTCCTATAGATTTTATGTATCAACTTACTAAAGAAGAGTTTGATAACTTGATATCGCAAAATGCGATATCAAGATGGGGCGGTACTCGGAAACTTCCATTAGCATTCACTGAACAAGGAGTAGCAATGTTGTCCAGTGTTCTCAGAAGCCCGAGAGCTATTCAGGTAAATATTGGCATTATGCGTGTATTCGTAAACATAAGGAGAATAGTTTCTGATAGTAAGAAATTCACTAACAGAATTGATGCTCTTGAACACAAAGTAGAAAATCATGACAAGAAAATCAAAACGATATTTAAAGCAATATATTCCATTCCATCAACGACACCTGAATCTATATTGATTTCACCTGAAAAGCCATTCACGAACAAGAAAAACTTTAAAGATATTATAAGGTCTTGCAGAAAACATATTTATTGGGTTGATAAATATTTTTCAAAGATAGGATTGGAACTATTAGCTGATTCCGTAGACGTTAAAAAAGTAAAAAATATAAAAATTTTGATGTCCGATGATAAAGTAGACGATAGATTGGAAAACTCCTTCAAAGATTTCAAGCAGGAATTACAAAATAATAATATAACCTGCGAATTGAGAGTAATATCAGACAATAAAATTAAGTCAGTCATTCACGACAGATGGCTAATCTCCGCTGTTTCTTGTTTTAATGTGCCGTCAACGGATACATTAGCAAGAGGGCAGTATAGTGAGATAAAGAAAACTCCGAATAAACCCCCATTTGAAAAATGGTGGAATGAAAGCACCGATATTCAGTAA